One Chelonoidis abingdonii isolate Lonesome George chromosome 17, CheloAbing_2.0, whole genome shotgun sequence DNA segment encodes these proteins:
- the TRH gene encoding thyrotropin releasing hormone codes for MTSIWLLLLSLTLSSVCVSLGQPIPEANENGDRSHLDDILQRAESIILRSILKKAEEEEETNKEPSAPQPDWFSKRQHPGKRFPSDLEKRQHPGKREDEEEASYGETQKRQHPGRREEDDNLDSDMELQKRQHPGRRSLRDQYVDIPSTQLAYLNELSKRQHPGKKSLIYNKRQHPGKRSWDDKLDLGDQDMEKRQHPGRRYIDSESPDYDAPCDLQDSFNCSKGSFLLELLDNVNNSRVEEKRQHPGRRFAWEGEAGAEE; via the exons ATGACATccatctggctgctgctgctctccctaaCTCTCTCCAGTGTCTGTGTCAGTCTGGGGCAGCCCATTCCAGAGGCAAACGAGAATGGAGATAGAAGTCATTTGGATGACATCCTGCAAAGGGCAGAAAGCATCATTCTTCGGTCTATCCTCAAGAAAgcggaagaggaggaagagactaATAAAG AACCAAGCGCTCCTCAGCCAGACTGGTTTTCCAAAAGACAACACCCTGGGAAGAGATTCCCCAGTGACCTAGAGAAGAGGCAGCACCCTGGGAaaagggaagatgaggaagaagcGTCTTATGGAGAAACTCAGAAGAGACAACATccagggagaagagaggaagacGACAACCTTGACAGTGACATGGAGCTGCAGAAGAGACAGCATCCTGGCAGGAGGTCACTGCGGGACCAGTATGTTGATATCCCTAGCACTCAACTGGCCTATCTGAATGAACTATCCAAAAGGCAACACCCGGGCAAGAAGTCTCTGATTTACAACAAGCGTCAACATCCtggcaagaggagctgggatgACAAGCTGGATCTGGGCGACCAAGACATGGAGAAACGCCAGCACCCTGGAAGAAGATACATTGATTCTGAAAGTCCAGATTATGATGCCCCCTGTGACCTCCAGGATTCCTTCAACTGTAGCAAAGGCAGCTTCTTGCTCGAGTTACTAGATAATGTCAACAACAGCAGAGTAGAAGAGAAGCGGCAGCATCCTGGGAGGAGGTTTGCTTGGGAAGGtgaagcaggagcagaggagtGA